The sequence below is a genomic window from Nitrosomonas sp..
CTTTAACTGTGGCGGGCGCAGAAGCGCTTCGTAAGGAATTACATGAGATGAAAACGGTGCATCGCCCTGCTGTTATTGAGGCAATTGCAGAAGCCCGCGCACATGGCGATCTTTCTGAAAATGCCGAATATGATGCTGCCAAGGAGAAACAAGGCTTTATTGAAGGGCGAATTGCGGATCTGGAAAGCAAGCTGTCCAGTGCGCAAATTATCGATCCGGCGCTCATCAATGCGGATGGTGCTTGTGTTTTTGGCGCAACCGTTGAGCTTGAAGATTTGCAAAATGGTCAGAGCGTGACCTATCAGATCGTTGGT
It includes:
- the greA gene encoding transcription elongation factor GreA, with translation MVTIPLTVAGAEALRKELHEMKTVHRPAVIEAIAEARAHGDLSENAEYDAAKEKQGFIEGRIADLESKLSSAQIIDPALINADGACVFGATVELEDLQNGQSVTYQIVGDDEADIKDGKISISSPTARALIGKYEGDIAEVQAPGGIREYEILSVKYI